From a region of the Natronogracilivirga saccharolytica genome:
- the radA gene encoding DNA repair protein RadA: MAKKKRTRYVCSNCGWETSQWLGNCGFCARWNTLEEIAVEEENEKVQHRARLRQQDDSAVKPVSLDDIPVHESDRVMIGMAELDRVLGGGLMPGSFILLGGDPGIGKSTLALQCSSLLSKRRTLYVSGEESLGQIRQRAERLSIRSDSLRVFTETEIMRVIDAARSEKPELLIIDSIQTVYHSVLQSMPGTTAQIRECAALLMQLAKQEKITVVAIGHVTKDGDLAGPRVLEHMVDTVLQFEGDKQSHHRILRSLKNRFGPAQEVGVFEMDGDGLREVANPSELFLSEFNPHVSGNAVVCPMEGTRPFLIEVQALVTPASYGVPQRTASGFDHRRMSLLLAVLEKRSGWKFSDKDVFLNVAGGIRLTETACDLGVAAALVSSVSGRAMGEPAVLVGEVGLGAEVRRVAQLDRRLEEAEAMGFRHAVIPGGTAKADHKISVSTVDDVNDALKKCGMD, encoded by the coding sequence ATGGCAAAAAAGAAACGAACCCGGTATGTTTGCTCCAACTGCGGATGGGAAACCTCTCAATGGCTTGGCAACTGTGGTTTCTGTGCAAGATGGAATACCCTGGAAGAAATTGCAGTTGAAGAAGAAAATGAAAAGGTACAACACAGGGCGCGCCTGAGGCAGCAGGATGACAGTGCAGTAAAACCCGTATCGCTTGATGATATTCCTGTTCATGAATCCGATCGCGTGATGATCGGGATGGCCGAACTGGACCGTGTTTTGGGCGGTGGATTGATGCCCGGGTCGTTCATTCTGCTGGGAGGGGATCCGGGAATTGGAAAAAGCACCCTGGCATTGCAGTGTTCGTCGCTGCTCAGCAAACGCAGGACGCTTTATGTGTCCGGAGAGGAGTCGCTCGGCCAGATTCGCCAAAGAGCAGAGAGACTGAGCATCCGGTCAGATAGCCTCAGGGTTTTTACAGAGACAGAAATAATGCGTGTGATAGATGCGGCTCGCTCTGAAAAACCGGAACTGCTGATCATTGACTCCATCCAGACCGTTTATCATTCGGTACTGCAAAGTATGCCCGGAACTACTGCTCAGATACGCGAATGCGCCGCTTTGCTCATGCAACTGGCCAAACAGGAGAAAATTACAGTGGTCGCTATCGGACATGTCACCAAGGACGGTGATCTTGCCGGCCCCCGGGTTCTTGAGCATATGGTTGATACCGTACTCCAGTTTGAAGGGGACAAACAGTCGCACCACCGGATTCTCAGAAGCCTTAAAAACAGGTTTGGCCCGGCACAGGAAGTTGGTGTTTTCGAAATGGACGGAGACGGACTGCGGGAAGTGGCCAATCCGTCGGAATTGTTTCTCTCGGAGTTCAATCCGCATGTTAGCGGCAATGCCGTTGTCTGCCCGATGGAGGGAACGCGTCCGTTTCTGATTGAAGTGCAGGCGCTTGTTACCCCTGCTTCATACGGGGTCCCGCAACGGACAGCATCCGGATTTGATCACAGACGTATGTCACTGTTGCTTGCGGTTCTGGAAAAGCGGAGCGGCTGGAAGTTCAGTGACAAGGATGTGTTTTTAAATGTGGCAGGAGGTATCAGGCTTACGGAAACCGCATGTGACCTGGGGGTGGCTGCCGCACTGGTGTCATCTGTTTCTGGAAGGGCAATGGGTGAGCCTGCAGTCCTCGTCGGAGAAGTAGGACTTGGAGCGGAGGTCAGACGTGTGGCACAGCTGGACAGAAGACTGGAGGAGGCCGAGGCAATGGGCTTTCGCCATGCTGTCATCCCCGGGGGAACTGCAAAGGCAGACCATAAAATCAGCGTCAGCACCGTTGATGATGTCAACGATGCTCTGAAGAAGTGCGGAATGGATTAA
- a CDS encoding lysylphosphatidylglycerol synthase transmembrane domain-containing protein, translating to MPEQNEHIIHPDKNSASSPHGKNLTSYFSGKYLFLSILLSLTSMGLLIYFTYSPGLFDRLYWNRTPGLFIALFVVGLRIWFLSAKIRYLSESRLSWPASFRVVLCWEFTSSVTPSTIGGGPMATYVMTREKLSLGQSSAIVIYGIMLDQLLLIFAIPMLFGIGLYFSVIPEGAGLAGHGLMFLIYLLLLGYAGFLTYGVFRNPYILKRTVNFVFSLPFLRRYRYKIAREAEVLESYSHELRKKPRSFLLRAFGLSVMAWLAKVWLPGIVVLSFVPADVLLSFLRGVAMTLAGMFMPTPGGSGGLEGLYALFMGSLMERREFLGIAVFMWRLISFYVVVGAGLMAMSWYLNVKVVDVVNEKKTDEP from the coding sequence TTGCCGGAACAAAACGAACATATTATTCATCCGGACAAAAACAGCGCATCATCACCGCACGGGAAAAACCTGACCAGTTATTTTTCGGGAAAATACCTGTTTTTGTCCATACTGCTGAGTCTCACAAGCATGGGACTACTGATCTATTTTACCTATTCACCCGGGTTGTTTGACAGACTGTACTGGAACAGAACTCCCGGACTCTTTATCGCCTTGTTCGTAGTTGGTCTTCGCATTTGGTTTCTGAGTGCAAAAATCCGCTATTTATCAGAATCAAGACTGAGCTGGCCTGCATCATTTCGTGTCGTTTTGTGCTGGGAGTTTACATCTTCAGTTACTCCGTCAACGATCGGAGGGGGGCCAATGGCCACCTACGTCATGACACGTGAAAAACTTTCGCTCGGTCAGTCAAGCGCCATTGTGATTTATGGCATTATGCTGGATCAGCTGCTGCTGATATTTGCCATACCAATGCTTTTTGGTATCGGGCTGTATTTTTCTGTGATACCGGAGGGTGCCGGTCTGGCAGGACACGGCCTGATGTTCCTTATTTACCTGCTGCTTCTGGGCTATGCGGGGTTTCTCACATACGGTGTATTCCGGAATCCCTACATTCTCAAACGGACAGTTAACTTCGTATTCAGTCTGCCCTTTCTCAGAAGATACCGCTATAAAATTGCGCGTGAAGCCGAAGTACTGGAGTCCTATTCCCACGAGCTCAGAAAAAAACCTCGATCATTTCTTCTCAGAGCGTTTGGATTGTCCGTTATGGCGTGGCTTGCAAAAGTGTGGCTGCCGGGTATTGTTGTACTCAGCTTTGTGCCTGCGGATGTTCTGCTTTCGTTTCTGCGGGGAGTGGCCATGACACTTGCCGGAATGTTCATGCCTACTCCGGGTGGTAGCGGAGGTCTCGAAGGCCTTTATGCCTTATTCATGGGTTCGCTGATGGAGCGGCGGGAGTTTCTGGGAATTGCTGTATTCATGTGGCGTCTGATCAGTTTTTATGTGGTCGTAGGTGCAGGACTTATGGCCATGAGCTGGTATCTGAATGTAAAGGTGGTGGATGTTGTAAATGAAAAGAAAACAGATGAACCCTGA